A stretch of the Channa argus isolate prfri chromosome 9, Channa argus male v1.0, whole genome shotgun sequence genome encodes the following:
- the LOC137132394 gene encoding NADH-ubiquinone oxidoreductase 75 kDa subunit, mitochondrial-like isoform X1, whose protein sequence is MTLPLTSSMLRLPVVRRTIIPAAVTRGGAAAANHAHTAATTTAAANNLLEVFVDGKPVTVEPGTTVLQACEKAGMQIPRFCYHERLSVAGNCRMCLVEIEKVPKPVAACAMPVMKGWNILTNSDKTRKAREGVMEFLLANHPLDCPICDQGGECDLQDQSMQFGSDRSRFMEGKRAVEDKNIGPLIKTIMTRCIQCTRCVRFASEIAGVEDLGTTGRGNDLQIGTYVEKMFLSELSGNIIDICPVGALTSKPYAFTARPWETRKTESIDILDAVGSNIVLSTRGGEVMRILPRLNEDINEEWISDKTRFAYDGLKRQRLTQPMVKNESGQLVPTSWEDALTCVAGALQGVKGSDVAAVVGGLVDAEALIALKDLLNRLNSDNLCTEEVFPMSGAGSDLRSNYLLNTGIAGIEEADLLLLIGTNPRYEAPLFNARIRKSWLHNELQVALVGKEVDLSYTYDHLGESPKVLQEISSGTHPFSQVLAKAKHPVIVVGSSCLQRKDGGAIMANVSTIAQNLLSRGVEKTWKVLNVLHRVASQVAALDIGYKPGVDPIRKNPPKVLFLLGADAGCITRQDLPQQCIIIYQGHHGDVGAPMADIILPGAAYTEKCSTYVNIEGRAQQTRVAVTPPGMAREDWKIIRAISELAGVTLPYDTLDKVRDRLAEVSPNLVRYDDVEEANYSKQANELSKAVNQAFLMEPLVPQQLTVKDFYMTDPISRASQTMAKCVKAVIEGAQAVEEPAIC, encoded by the exons ATGACGCTGCCTCTTACTTCCAGTATGTTGCGTTTGCCTGTTGTTCGCCGGACTATCATTCCAGCAGCTGTcaccagaggaggagctgcGGCAGCTAACCATG CTCACACTGCAGCTACAACCACAGCAGCTGCCAATAACCTCCTGGAGGTGTTTGTGGATGGGAAGCCTGTCACAGTGGAACCAGGAACCACTGTGTTGCAG GCATGTGAAAAGGCAGGCATGCAGATTCCTCGCTTCTGCTACCATGAGCGGCTGTCAGTTGCTGGAAACTGTCGCATGTGCCTTGTCGAGATAGAGAAAGTTCCTAAA CCAGTAGCAGCTTGTGCTATGCCTGTCATGAAGGGCTGGAACATTTTAACCAACTCCGACAAAACAAGAAAGGCCAG GGAGGGTGTGATGGAGTTCCTGTTGGCTAACCACCCACTAGATTGTCCAATTTGTGATCAAGGGGGAGAATGTGATCTACAG GATCAATCTATGCAGTTTGGCAGTGACAGGAGCCGCTTTATGGAGGGCAAGAGAGCAGTGGAAGACAAAAACATTGGCCCTCTCATCAAAACTATTATGACGCGCTGTATCCAGTGCACACGTTGTGTGCG CTTTGCCAGTGAGATTGCAGGTGTGGAGGACCTGGGCACCACTGGCAGAGGCAATGATCTCCAGATTGGGACTTATGTGGAAAAGATGTTCTTGTCAGAGTTGTCTGGAAATATTATCGATATATGCCCAGTGGGAGCACTAACATCTAAACCATATGCATTCACTGCTCGCCCATGGGAGACCAG GAAGACTGAATCCATTGATATTCTGGATGCTGTGGGTAGTAACATTGTGTTGAGTACTCGTGGTGGTGAGGTGATGAGAATTCTGCCCCGTCTTAATGAGGACATTAATGAGGAGTGGATCTCAGACAAAACCAG GTTTGCCTATGATGGACTTAAGAGGCAAAGGCTTACTCAGCCAATGGTGAAAAATGAGTCTGGACAGTTGGTTCCCACATCTTGGGAAGATGCGCTGACTTGTGTCGCTGGAGCA CTGCAAGGAGTTAAAGGAAGTGATGTAGCTGCTGTTGTTGGAGGGTTGGTGGATGCAGAGGCTCTAATTGCCCTAAAGGACTTGCTGAACCGTTTAAATAGTGACAACCTGTGCACTGAGGAGGTGTTCCCCATGTCTGGAGCTGG GTCTGATCTGCGTTCAAACTATCTTCTAAATACTGGCATTGCTGGCATTGAAGAAGCTGACTTGCTGCTTCTGATTGGCACTAACCCACGCTATGAGGCTCCTCTTTTTAATGCAAGAATCAGAAAGAG tTGGCTTCACAATGAGTTGCAAGTGGCTCTAGTAGGAAAGGAAGTGGACTTAAGTTACACCTATGACCATCTTGGAGAGTCTCCTAAGGTTCTTCAAGAAATTTCATCTGGAACTCACCCATTCTCTCAG GTCTTGGCTAAAGCTAAGCATCCTGTTATTGTGGTTGGAAGCAGTTGTCTGCAGAGAAAGGATGGAGGTGCCATAATGGCAAATGTGTCAACTATTGCTCAGAATTTGCTCAGCCGTGGAGTGGAGAAAACCTGGAAGGTCCTTAATGTGCTTCACAG GGTTGCCAGTCAAGTGGCTGCACTTGATATTGGGTACAAGCCAGGAGTGGATCCTATCAGGAAGAACCCACCCAAAGTTCTGTTTCTACTAGGAGCTGATGCTGGCTGCATTACTCGCCAAGACCTCCCTCAGCAATGCATTATAATTTATCAAG GTCACCATGGGGATGTTGGTGCTCCAATGGCTGATATTATACTCCCTGGAGCTGCATATACTGAGAAATGTAGCACCTATGTGAACATTGAGGGCCGTGCCCAGCAAACCAGAGTGGCAGTGACTCCTCCAGGCATGGCCAGGGAGGACTGGAAGATCATCAGAGCAATTTCTGAG CTTGCTGGAGTGACTTTGCCCTATGATACTCTTGATAAAGTGCGTGATAGACTGGCAGAGGTTTCCCCAAATCTTGTGCGATATGATGACGTTGAGGAGGCCAACTACTCTAAGCAGGCTAATGAACTGTCTAAG GCAGTGAACCAGGCTTTCCTTATGGAACCTTTAGTCCCTCAACAGCTTACTGTGAAAGACTTCTATATGACGG ATCCAATAAGCAGAGCTTCCCAGACAATGGCCAAATGTGTGAAAGCTGTCATAGAGGGAGCACAAGCTGTGGAGGAGCCAGCCATATGCTAA